One Camelus dromedarius isolate mCamDro1 chromosome 6, mCamDro1.pat, whole genome shotgun sequence genomic region harbors:
- the MARCKS gene encoding myristoylated alanine-rich C-kinase substrate: MGAQFSKTAAKGEAAAERPGEAAVASSPSKANGQENGHVKVNGDASPAAAEPGAKEELQANGSAPAADKEEPAAAGSGAASPTAAEKDEPAAAAPEAGASPAEKEAPAEGEAAEPGSPTAAEGEAASAASSTSSPKAEDGATPSPSNETPKKKKKRFSFKKSFKLSGFSFKKNKKEAGEGGEAEGAAGASAEGGKDEAPGGAAAAAGEAGVASGEPVAAPGEEAAVGEEGAAGGDAQEAKLEEATVAPEKPPASEEAKAAEEPTKAEEKTEEAGASAAASEAPSASGPGAPLEQEAAPAAEEEAAAAASSACAAPSQEAQPECSPEAPQAEAAE; this comes from the exons ATGGGTGCCCAGTTCTCCAAGACCGCTGCGAAAGGAGAAGCCGCCGCGGAGAGGCCCGGGGAGGCGGCTGTGGCCTCGTCGCCTTCCAAAGCGAATGGGCAG GAAAATGGCCACGTGAAGGTAAACGGCGACGCTTCTCCCGCGGCCGCCGAGCCGGGCGCCAAGGAGGAGCTGCAGGCCAACGGCAGCGCCCCGGCCGCCGACAAGGAGGAGCCCGCGGCCGCCGGGAGTGGGGCTGCGTCGCCCACCGCGGCTGAGAAAGATGAaccggccgccgccgcccccgaGGCCGGGGCCAGCCCCGCGGAGAAAGAGGCCCCCGCGGAGGGCGAGGCGGCCGAGCCCGGCTCACCCACAGCCGCCGAGGGGGAGGCCGCGTCGGCTGCCTCCTCGACGTCTTCGCCCAAGGCCGAGGACGGGGCCACGCCCTCGCCCAGCAACGAGAccccgaaaaaaaaaaagaagcgcTTTTCCTTCAAGAAGTCTTTCAAGTTGAGCGGCTTCTCTTTCAAGAAGAacaagaaggaggcaggagagggcggTGAGGCTGAGGGCGCAGCCGGCGCCTCGGCCGAAGGCGGCAAGGACGAGGCCCCTGGGGGCGCTGCCGCGGCCGCCGGCGAGGCAGGCGTGGCCTCCGGGGAGCCGGTGGCGGCGCCGGGCGAGGAGGCGGCCGTGGGCGaggagggggcggcggggggcgACGCGCAGGAGGCCAAGCTCGAGGAGGCCACCGTCGCGCCCGAGAAGCCGCCCGCCAGCGAGGAGGCCAAGGCCGCAGAGGAGCCCACCAAGGCGGAGGAGAAGACCGAGGAGGCTGGGGCCAGCGCCGCCGCCAGCGAGGCGCCCTCGGCCTCCGGGCCCGGCGCACCCCTGGAGCAGGAGGCGGCCCCGGCggcggaggaggaggcggcggccgcAGCGTCGTCAGCCTGCGCAGCCCCCTCACAGGAGGCCCAGCCCGAGTGCAGTCCAGAAGCCCCCCAAGCGGAGGCGGCAGAGTAA